A stretch of the Papaver somniferum cultivar HN1 chromosome 6, ASM357369v1, whole genome shotgun sequence genome encodes the following:
- the LOC113291064 gene encoding translation initiation factor eIF-2B subunit epsilon-like, producing MGKKKQVTKINADEAEYQPRLQAVLLADDFAAEKFQPISLERPKVLFPLVHNPMIDYTLAWLRSSNVKEVYVVCCAHSKQVIEYLEKSEWLSVPEFTVTILENRGCVSVGDALRFVYQSDVINGDFVLVSGDIVTNMNLTQALKEHRDRKKKHSNAIMTMVIKKPKPSRTEQTSKDNTDGLVMGIHRNTKELLRYGVNGFTETFIPGKELLPDNPNFEVHSEQEDCHIDICSPVVLSLFADNFDYQHLRRHLVKGLLDDDVMGYKIFTYEIHQSRYAARVDDFKSYDTISKDVIQRWTYPYVPDIQFSRKCAVEQESDGIFKGSGVQISSFAHVGPDTYVGNGTSIGDFSKISNSVIGKGCCIGSHVKIENSYIWDNVTVQNSCQLNNAFVSDGVVIKSGVALEPGVVLSFKVVVGAKSPIIPAYSKVSLHPQPTNQDSDEELDQLTSRFSDIAEVGVSGDGYYFWSDTPRPEPEMLPAAEITSDDESFESDKDHYFDIEVAETILRAALENEALDDLKTEVTALRLSYNMTPLNCAGAVFSAVMKLALQTPYGTNAELLKSVVIIITTWRDLLKHYIYSIDEQFESIMKFEEMCSDSARDFAPLFEPILRVLYDKDVLDEDTILSWASEKDGADASDKVFVNKAQNFITGLKEAEVEDEEQ from the exons ATGGGAAAGAAGAAACAAGTTACTAAAATTAATGCAGATGAAGCTGAATATCAACCCCGACTACAAGCTGTTCTGTTAGCAGATGATTTCGCAGCAGAGAAATTCCAACCAATTTCTCTGGAACGACCTAAGGTACTTTTCCCATTAGTACATAACCCCATGATTGATTATACGCTAGCTTGGCTTAGATCATCAAATGTTAAAGAGGTATATGTAGTATGTTGTGCACATTCCAAACAAGTTATTGAGTATTTAGAAAAATCTGAATGGTTGTCTGTACCTGAATTCACTGTTACAATTCTGGAAAACCGTGGTTGTGTCAGTGTTGGTGATGCTCTTAGATTTGTTTACCAAAGTGATGTTATTAATGGCGATTTCGTGCTTGTAAGTGGAGATATTGTAACTAATATGAATCTGACACAAGCGTTAAAAGAGCATAGGGACAGAAAGAAAAAACACAGTAATGCTATAATGACTATGGTCATTAAGAAACCGAAACCGTCGAGGACTGAGCAAACTAGTAAGGATAA CACAGATGGGTTGGTTATGGGTATTCATCGGAATACGAAAGAGCTTCTGCGTTATGGCGTGAATGGGTTTACGGAGACGTTTATTCCTGGTAAGGAATTGCTCCCTGACAATCCTAACTTTGAAGTGCACAGTGAGCAAGAGGATTGCCATATTGATATTTGCTCTCCTGTGGTGCTTAGTCTTTTTGCTGACAATTTTGACTACCAACATCTGAGGCGCCATCTTGTCAAAGGATTGCTGGATGATGATGTCATGGGCTACAAGATCTTCACTTATGAAATTCATCAAAGTAGATATGCTGCTAGAGTTGATGATTTCAAGAGCTATGACACCATTAGCAAGGACGTAATTCAGCGGtggacatacccgtatgtgccaGATATTCAGTTTTCTAGAAAATGTGCAGTCGAACAAGAAAGTGACGGGATTTTTAAAGGATCGGGCGTACAGATATCGAGTTTTGCACACGTTGGTCCTGACACCTACGTTGGAAACGGGACAAGCATTGGAGATTTTTCTAAGATCTCTAATTCAGTAATTGGAAAAGGTTGTTGTATCGGATCTCACGTAAAAATTGAGAATTCCTATATTTGGGACAATGTCACGGTTCAAAATAGTTGTCAGCTTAACAATGCTTTTGTTTCCGATGGGGTGGTGATAAAATCAGGAGTGGCTTTAGAACCTGGTGTGGTTTTATCATTCAAGGTCGTAGTTGGAGCAAAGTCTCCGATAATACCCGCTTACTCAAAGGTATCTTTACATCCCCAGCCAACAAACCAAGACAGTGATGAGGAGCTTGATCAGTTGACATCAAGATTTTCTGACATTGCTGAAGTTGGTGTTTCTGGAGATGGTTATTATTTTTGGTCAGATACCCCCAGGCCAGAACCAGAAATGCTCCCAGCTGCTGAAATAACAAGTgatgatgaaagctttgaatccgATAAAGATCATTATTTTGATATAGAGGTGGCAGAAACTATCCTAAGGGCAGCTCTTGAAAATGAGGCCCTAGATGATTTGAAAACAGAAGTGACTGCACTAAGGTTATCGTACAATATGACACCATTGAATTGTGCTGGGGCAGTTTTTTCAGCAGTGATGAAATTGGCATTACAGACTCCATATGGTACCAACGCTGAACTGCTTAAAAGTGTTGTCATCATCATCACAACATGGCGGGATCTTTTGAAACATTACATATACTCTATAGATGAGCAGTTTGAAAGCATAATGAAGTTCGAAGAGATGTGCTCAGATTCTGCCAGAGATTTTGCTCCATTGTTTGAGCCCATTTTGCGTGTACTGTACGACAAGGATGTTCTGGACGAAGACACTATTCTCTCATGGGCATCTGAAAAAGACGGCGCAGATGCATCTGACAAAGTATTTGTTAATAAGGCGCAAAACTTTATAACTGGTTTGAAAGAGGCAGaagtagaagatgaagaacagtGA
- the LOC113291062 gene encoding two-component response regulator ARR15-like, with product MDKKSNFFNVLVVDDDHINRNIFEKYFSKMSSSSSTSTKSSSSLVFKVTTVESGNDALDKLLPDNMLFQLVVTDYEMPSMTGYGLLKTIKGKPSLRNIPVVVMSSEKKFSDECLKAGALKFIEKPVKFLDVETLLTQLSS from the coding sequence ATGGATAAGAAATCCAATTTCTTCAATGTGTTAGTAGTTGATGATGATCACATTAACAGAAACATATTTGAAAAATACTTTTCTAAAATGTCATCATCATCCTCAACATCTACTAAATCCTCATCCTCATTGGTTTTCAAAGTTACTACTGTTGAGTCTGGAAACGATGCTCTTGACAAACTTCTGCCTGACAATATGTTGTTTCAACTTGTTGTAACGGACTACGAAATGCCGTCAATGACGGGTTACGGGTTActgaaaactatcaaaggaaagcCATCACTGAGAAACATTCCTGTCGTGGTGATGTCTTCTGAGAAGAAATTTTCAGATGAATGCTTAAAGGCCGGGGCACTCAAGTTTATAGAAAAACCAGTTAAGTTTCTTGATGTTGAAACTCTTCTGACACAACTAAGTTCCTAG